The Humulus lupulus chromosome 3, drHumLupu1.1, whole genome shotgun sequence genome window below encodes:
- the LOC133824941 gene encoding proline-rich receptor-like protein kinase PERK8: MGKGKKKATEPLKPLDESSDENNMVSENVFDIYSAPEAPEAPSSKKKTSKRHPEESSKAPPAKKTRTAGPSVDEPSKNVTPPPSPLEQQTPPAPVGSTPSPPAPTNQTQQAAPASTGGDISSRALRSINDKVAKILKHEHC, translated from the exons atgggaaagggaaaaaagaaagccaccgaacctctcAAGCCCCTCGAcgaatcttcggatgagaacA ACATGGTGTCCGAGAATGTGTTTGACATATACAGTGCCCCCGAGGCTCCTGAAGCTCCCTCGAGCAAGAAGAAAACGAGCAAGCGGCATCCCGAGGAAAGCAGTAAAGCGCCTCCGGCCAAGAAAACTCGTACTGCAGGCCCTTCGGTAGACGAACCTTCAAAAAAtgtaacaccacctccttctcctctcgaGCAACAAACTCCTCCTGCTCCTGTCGGGTCAACACCTTCTCCACCGGCCCCAACCAaccagactcagcaggctgcTCCTGCTTCCACAGGGGGCGACATATCGAGTCGTGCCTTAAGATCAATCAATGACAAGGTGGCCAAAATTTTGAAGCATGAACATTGCTGA